A single Nostoc sp. PCC 7107 DNA region contains:
- a CDS encoding beta-propeller fold lactonase family protein: MNILSKTSRNNRQVSKKCLTISALATLVLTGGLAVQSADAHWYQWYRSTGIVYTQSNIPTPNGNSILGFRSNALGTLTPLPTASFPTGGAGIPNAPITGRGPFFITAFASDQEVIVNPEKTRLFAVNSGSNTIAVFNINKDGNLSPVEGSPFPSGGVAPVSLGLAGDILTVVNQNLLPQIPTQEANDSLPNYTTFRVTPRGRLIPIPNSTASVPRGSLPTQALISPNKRLLFGMDGGTGLLRSYQILPNGRLQQSPNSPQQLPPAAFPPNPLGLTLGLQVHPRQPILYVGFTLSNQLGVYSYEPDGDLHLLRTVPNSGRAICWLVTNRAGTRLYTTNPLDNSVTVYDIGRNPSSPVEIQRVVLRGEMGTGGAQLTLDSTESFLHVVSQSAVNIMPANNRISVLKVNQYDGTVTEVSSSPRLIPSVNNSFPQGIVAN; the protein is encoded by the coding sequence ATGAATATTTTATCTAAAACTAGTAGAAATAATCGTCAGGTTTCTAAAAAATGTCTCACAATCAGTGCTTTGGCTACCCTTGTGCTGACAGGAGGATTAGCAGTTCAAAGTGCTGATGCTCATTGGTATCAATGGTATCGTTCCACTGGTATTGTTTATACCCAAAGTAACATTCCCACTCCTAATGGTAACTCTATTCTTGGGTTCCGCAGCAATGCTTTAGGTACACTCACACCACTACCCACAGCATCTTTTCCAACTGGCGGTGCAGGTATTCCTAATGCTCCCATCACTGGGAGAGGCCCTTTTTTTATTACAGCTTTTGCATCTGACCAAGAAGTGATTGTTAACCCTGAAAAAACACGGCTTTTTGCTGTAAATTCTGGGTCAAATACTATCGCTGTGTTTAACATCAACAAAGATGGTAATCTTTCTCCTGTAGAAGGATCGCCGTTCCCTAGTGGGGGAGTAGCGCCAGTTAGTCTAGGTTTAGCAGGCGATATTCTCACTGTAGTTAATCAAAACTTATTACCTCAGATTCCCACCCAGGAAGCCAACGATTCTCTGCCAAACTATACTACCTTCCGCGTAACTCCAAGGGGTAGACTAATTCCCATTCCAAATTCTACTGCTTCAGTTCCCAGAGGTTCTTTACCAACCCAAGCACTCATCTCTCCTAACAAACGTTTGCTATTTGGGATGGATGGCGGGACTGGCTTACTACGCTCTTATCAAATTCTTCCTAACGGTCGTTTGCAACAAAGCCCAAATTCACCACAACAGCTACCTCCAGCAGCATTTCCGCCAAATCCATTAGGTCTCACACTAGGACTCCAAGTTCATCCCCGACAACCAATTTTGTATGTAGGCTTTACACTCAGCAATCAACTAGGAGTCTACTCATACGAGCCTGATGGCGATTTACACCTCCTCAGAACTGTACCTAATTCGGGTAGAGCAATCTGCTGGCTGGTTACTAATCGCGCGGGAACTCGTCTCTATACTACAAACCCTCTTGACAACAGTGTGACTGTCTATGATATCGGACGAAACCCAAGCTCACCAGTAGAAATTCAGAGGGTTGTACTGAGAGGAGAAATGGGAACTGGTGGCGCTCAACTAACTCTAGATTCTACTGAGTCATTTCTACACGTTGTCTCTCAATCAGCTGTAAATATTATGCCTGCGAATAATAGAATATCTGTACTGAAGGTGAATCAGTATGATGGAACTGTGACTGAAGTATCTTCTTCACCTCGATTAATACCATCGGTAAATAATAGTTTCCCGCAAGGCATTGTGGCTAATTAA
- a CDS encoding DUF2358 domain-containing protein, giving the protein MDIIETLKNDYQRFPENQTYSIYAENVYFQDMVFKFRGVKLYQWMIKFIKTFFLNPKMDLHNIQRLGDTIKTEWTLSWNSPLPWKPRIAISGWSELLLNADDLIISHIDYWNCSQVDVLKQHFFPIK; this is encoded by the coding sequence ATGGATATTATCGAAACTCTCAAAAATGACTATCAAAGATTTCCCGAAAATCAAACATATTCAATTTACGCAGAAAATGTTTATTTTCAAGACATGGTTTTTAAATTCCGGGGCGTTAAACTGTATCAATGGATGATTAAATTTATCAAGACTTTCTTTTTAAATCCCAAAATGGATTTGCACAACATTCAACGTTTAGGAGACACCATCAAAACTGAGTGGACACTAAGTTGGAATAGTCCCTTACCTTGGAAACCCCGCATTGCTATTTCTGGCTGGAGTGAATTACTGCTCAATGCTGACGATTTAATTATTTCTCACATTGATTATTGGAACTGTTCACAGGTGGATGTACTCAAACAGCATTTTTTTCCAATCAAATAG
- the nadA gene encoding quinolinate synthase NadA yields MFTTAFAPTDKTQLGELPRDLFAAIEHLKQELNAVILAHYYQEPDIQDIADFIGDSLQLAKAAAETNADVIVFAGVHFMAETAKILNPDKLVLLPDLAAGCSLADSCPPKEFAAFKAAHPNHLVISYINCSADIKAMSDIICTSSNAVKIVQQIPKDQPIIFAPDRNLGRYVMEQTGRDLVLWQGSCIVHETFSEKKIVQLKIAHPQAEAIAHPECETSVLRHASYIGSTAALLKYCQTSPSQEFIVATEPGIIHQMQKLAPNKQFIPAPPTNNCNCNECPFMRLNTLEKLYLAMKNRAPEITMSEDIRLAALRPMQRMLEMSA; encoded by the coding sequence GTGTTTACAACTGCATTTGCACCAACAGACAAAACCCAACTGGGTGAACTACCACGCGATTTATTTGCGGCTATTGAGCATCTCAAACAGGAACTCAACGCGGTCATCTTAGCCCATTACTATCAAGAACCAGACATTCAAGATATTGCAGACTTTATTGGTGATTCATTACAACTAGCGAAAGCCGCAGCAGAGACAAACGCTGATGTAATTGTCTTTGCGGGTGTACATTTTATGGCAGAAACCGCCAAAATACTCAATCCTGATAAATTAGTACTATTACCTGATTTAGCGGCTGGTTGTTCTTTAGCCGATAGCTGTCCACCAAAAGAATTTGCGGCTTTTAAAGCAGCGCACCCCAATCATCTGGTGATTTCCTATATCAACTGCTCGGCTGATATCAAAGCCATGAGCGATATTATCTGCACCAGTTCTAATGCGGTCAAAATTGTGCAGCAGATACCAAAAGACCAGCCAATTATTTTTGCGCCAGACCGGAATTTAGGGCGCTATGTGATGGAACAAACTGGTAGAGATTTGGTACTGTGGCAAGGTAGCTGCATTGTGCATGAAACCTTTTCGGAAAAGAAAATAGTTCAGTTAAAAATAGCACATCCCCAAGCCGAGGCGATCGCTCACCCAGAATGTGAAACTAGCGTTTTGCGCCACGCCAGCTATATTGGCTCGACAGCAGCTTTACTTAAATATTGCCAAACCAGCCCGTCTCAAGAATTTATTGTGGCGACAGAACCGGGAATCATTCACCAAATGCAAAAACTTGCTCCCAATAAGCAGTTTATTCCTGCGCCACCGACAAATAACTGTAACTGTAACGAGTGTCCTTTTATGCGACTAAATACATTAGAAAAACTGTATTTAGCAATGAAAAACCGCGCTCCCGAAATTACCATGTCTGAGGATATTCGATTGGCGGCGCTGCGTCCTATGCAACGGATGTTAGAAATGAGTGCTTAG
- a CDS encoding ElyC/SanA/YdcF family protein has translation MRLIQRQEIWILTAQGWALFLAVSAAAIFFIVHNLYPFLAVNSPIKSADALVIDGWISDYALAQAAAEFHTGSYHQIFTIGSKIEQGFYLSEYNNFAEIAASTLSKLGVPEEKLIVVPAFNVVRDRTNASAVALLQHISDKNLPIKSINLFTTDAHARRSWLIFKKIFAPKIQVGIISAKPQDYDVQKWWNSSQGVRVVISEAIAYVYARLVNWQL, from the coding sequence ATGCGGTTAATTCAACGCCAAGAAATTTGGATACTTACGGCGCAGGGATGGGCTTTATTTTTGGCGGTTTCGGCTGCTGCGATATTTTTTATCGTTCATAATTTGTACCCATTCCTCGCCGTAAATTCTCCAATAAAATCAGCCGATGCTTTAGTTATTGATGGCTGGATATCAGATTACGCTTTAGCACAAGCCGCCGCCGAATTTCACACTGGTTCTTATCACCAAATATTTACCATCGGCTCAAAAATAGAACAAGGATTTTATCTGTCTGAGTATAATAATTTTGCTGAAATTGCTGCTAGTACATTATCTAAATTAGGCGTACCCGAAGAGAAATTGATTGTTGTTCCTGCTTTTAATGTAGTGAGGGATAGAACTAATGCTTCTGCTGTAGCATTATTGCAGCATATATCAGATAAAAATTTGCCGATAAAGTCAATTAATTTATTTACAACTGATGCTCATGCTCGTAGAAGTTGGTTGATATTTAAAAAGATATTTGCTCCCAAAATTCAAGTCGGAATTATTTCTGCCAAACCTCAAGACTATGATGTTCAAAAATGGTGGAATTCTAGCCAAGGCGTGCGGGTAGTCATCAGTGAAGCGATCGCCTACGTTTATGCCAGATTGGTAAATTGGCAATTATAG
- a CDS encoding DUF2301 domain-containing membrane protein, with protein MTTQTLSPSPVYQGQFGEFTINQSDRTSVIIYRAGLMIAALSFAIGTALTLFYNNPTTIQAITPLYTCFSLALGVSLLTIHIYMAPLHRILQVFWLIGSISAFIFAHFDSQPFAVTVYTNPLTILGIGFTFAALTGIYFKEAFCFNRLETKALTFTVPILLLGHLVGVLPIQLEQILLGVWATLFLVFALRKTFQAIPADIGDKSVFAYLKAQSSAKV; from the coding sequence ATGACTACGCAAACCTTATCTCCATCACCAGTGTATCAAGGCCAGTTTGGCGAATTTACCATTAATCAAAGCGATCGCACTAGTGTAATTATCTATCGCGCTGGCTTAATGATAGCTGCACTTAGCTTTGCTATAGGTACTGCTTTGACATTGTTTTACAATAACCCAACTACCATCCAAGCAATTACTCCGTTATATACTTGCTTTAGTTTAGCTCTTGGTGTGAGTTTGCTGACTATCCATATATATATGGCTCCACTGCACCGAATTTTACAAGTTTTTTGGTTAATTGGGAGTATTTCGGCGTTTATATTTGCTCATTTTGACAGTCAACCTTTTGCGGTGACTGTATACACAAACCCATTGACTATTTTAGGTATAGGTTTTACTTTCGCAGCGTTGACAGGCATTTATTTTAAAGAAGCATTTTGTTTTAACCGTCTCGAAACCAAAGCTTTAACTTTCACAGTTCCCATACTTTTGTTAGGACACCTTGTCGGAGTTTTACCAATTCAGTTAGAACAGATTTTATTAGGAGTTTGGGCGACTTTATTTTTAGTATTTGCTTTGCGAAAAACCTTCCAAGCAATTCCCGCCGATATTGGTGACAAATCTGTATTTGCTTATTTAAAAGCCCAAAGTTCAGCTAAGGTTTAA
- a CDS encoding S-adenosyl-l-methionine hydroxide adenosyltransferase family protein, whose protein sequence is MLKSQLNQASLLTLLSDFGDRDVYVGVMKGIIAQINPLLRVVDLTHQIPPQNIAAARFCLMNAYPYFPDGTVHIAVVDPGVGGKRRAIAVEFAGGFLVGPDNGIFSGVLSQNPAIAAVELTNTDYWRTPQPSRTFHGRDIFAPVGANLASGVPLKYLGKEINPATLLQIGMGKCQTTSCGVLGQIQYIDNFGNLISNIPGNYVVGKTWLVKIAGLTIPGCETYSDGEVGAAVALVGSHGWVEIAINGGNANSQLQINWQDTLEVINH, encoded by the coding sequence ATGTTAAAGAGTCAACTCAATCAAGCATCACTCCTAACGTTACTCAGCGATTTTGGCGATCGCGATGTTTATGTTGGAGTAATGAAAGGTATAATTGCCCAAATCAACCCGCTGTTAAGGGTTGTAGACTTAACACACCAAATTCCACCACAAAATATTGCGGCTGCTAGATTTTGCCTAATGAATGCGTATCCCTACTTTCCCGATGGGACAGTACATATAGCAGTGGTAGATCCGGGGGTGGGTGGTAAAAGACGGGCGATCGCTGTAGAATTTGCAGGTGGGTTTTTAGTCGGCCCTGATAATGGCATATTCAGTGGAGTATTAAGCCAAAACCCCGCCATTGCTGCTGTGGAACTGACAAACACTGATTACTGGCGAACACCTCAACCTAGCCGCACCTTTCACGGTAGAGATATTTTTGCACCCGTGGGAGCTAACCTTGCTAGTGGTGTTCCCCTAAAATATCTGGGAAAAGAAATCAATCCCGCAACTTTATTACAGATAGGAATGGGCAAATGTCAAACCACTAGTTGTGGTGTTTTGGGACAGATTCAATATATAGATAACTTTGGTAACTTAATTAGCAATATTCCGGGAAATTACGTCGTAGGTAAAACTTGGTTAGTAAAAATAGCTGGGTTGACAATACCAGGGTGTGAAACGTACAGTGATGGCGAAGTTGGCGCAGCTGTCGCCCTAGTGGGGAGTCATGGCTGGGTAGAAATTGCCATTAATGGCGGGAATGCAAATTCACAGTTGCAGATCAACTGGCAAGATACTTTAGAAGTGATTAATCATTAG
- the aspS gene encoding aspartate--tRNA ligase, translating into MRTHYCGELRKEDIGETVTLYGWVDRRRDHGGVIFLDLRDRSGTVQIVSDPQRTPNSYEQANALRNEYVVEITGRVTQRPEESLNTRIPTGEVEIYADKITLLNAVRKQLPFQVSSADTESVREDLRLKYRYLDLRRDRMAQNMQLRHQVVKAMRRYLEDGENFIEVETPVLTRSTPEGARDYVLPSRVNPGEWFALPQSPQLFKQILMVSGMDRYYQIARCFRDEDLRADRQPEFTQLDMEMSFMSQEEIIELNEKLVCQIFKTVKGIELPHPFPRLTYAEAMERYGSDKPDTRYDLELVDVSDILKDSGFKVFKDAVAHGGIVKILPIPNGNEQISNVRIKPGGDIFREASEAGAKGLAYIRVREDGEIDTIGAIKDNLTAEQKAELLGRTGAKAGYLLLFAAGDVGTVNKTLDRLRQFTAKEFGLINPEKLNLLWIVDFPMFEWNADEKRLEALHHPFTAPHPDDIHDLKTARAQAYDLVFNGFEVGGGSLRIYQREIQEQVFETIGLSPEEAQSKFGFLLEAFEYGTPPHGGIAYGLDRLVMLLAGEESIRDVIAFPKTQQARCLLTDAPSGVDIKQLKELHVASTYKPKA; encoded by the coding sequence ATGCGAACTCACTATTGCGGCGAACTCCGAAAAGAAGATATTGGAGAAACTGTTACCTTGTACGGATGGGTAGACCGTCGCCGCGATCATGGGGGCGTGATATTCTTGGATTTACGCGATCGCTCTGGTACAGTCCAAATTGTCAGCGATCCGCAACGCACCCCCAACTCCTATGAGCAAGCCAATGCTTTGCGGAATGAATACGTCGTCGAAATTACAGGTAGGGTAACGCAACGTCCCGAAGAATCTCTCAATACCCGCATTCCCACAGGTGAAGTAGAAATTTACGCGGATAAAATTACATTGTTAAATGCTGTCCGCAAGCAGCTACCATTCCAGGTTTCCAGTGCTGACACTGAATCGGTGCGGGAAGACTTAAGACTAAAATACCGTTATTTGGATTTACGGCGCGATCGCATGGCACAAAATATGCAACTGCGTCATCAAGTCGTCAAAGCGATGCGTCGCTATTTAGAAGATGGGGAAAATTTCATCGAAGTGGAAACCCCAGTGCTTACCCGTTCTACTCCCGAAGGTGCGCGGGATTATGTTCTACCCAGTCGCGTCAACCCTGGCGAATGGTTTGCTTTACCTCAGTCACCGCAACTATTTAAACAAATCTTGATGGTATCTGGTATGGATAGATACTATCAAATTGCTCGTTGTTTCCGGGATGAAGATTTACGCGCCGACAGACAGCCAGAGTTCACCCAATTAGACATGGAAATGAGTTTCATGTCTCAAGAAGAAATTATCGAACTCAACGAAAAGTTAGTTTGTCAGATTTTCAAAACCGTTAAAGGTATTGAGTTACCCCATCCCTTCCCCCGTTTAACATACGCTGAGGCGATGGAACGTTACGGTAGCGATAAACCCGACACTCGCTATGATTTAGAATTAGTCGATGTTTCCGATATCCTCAAAGATTCCGGTTTTAAAGTCTTTAAGGATGCTGTCGCCCACGGTGGTATCGTCAAAATTCTGCCCATTCCCAATGGTAACGAGCAAATTTCTAATGTCCGCATTAAACCAGGTGGCGATATTTTCCGAGAAGCTAGTGAAGCTGGGGCGAAGGGTTTAGCTTACATTCGTGTGAGAGAAGATGGCGAAATTGATACCATCGGTGCAATTAAAGACAACCTCACCGCGGAACAAAAAGCCGAACTTCTCGGCCGCACAGGTGCAAAAGCTGGATATTTGTTATTGTTTGCTGCTGGTGATGTTGGTACGGTCAACAAAACTTTAGATAGATTACGGCAATTTACTGCTAAAGAATTTGGCTTAATCAATCCTGAAAAACTCAATTTGTTATGGATTGTTGATTTCCCGATGTTCGAGTGGAATGCTGACGAAAAGCGCCTCGAAGCATTACACCACCCATTTACCGCACCCCATCCCGACGACATCCACGACTTAAAAACAGCCCGCGCCCAAGCTTACGACTTGGTATTTAACGGCTTTGAAGTTGGCGGTGGTAGTCTGCGAATTTATCAACGAGAAATTCAAGAACAGGTGTTTGAAACCATTGGTTTGTCACCGGAAGAAGCACAAAGTAAATTTGGTTTCCTCTTAGAAGCTTTTGAATACGGTACACCGCCACATGGTGGTATCGCCTACGGTTTAGATCGTTTGGTGATGTTACTTGCTGGCGAAGAATCTATCCGCGATGTCATTGCTTTTCCCAAGACACAACAAGCTCGTTGCTTGTTAACAGATGCGCCTTCTGGGGTAGATATCAAGCAATTGAAAGAATTGCACGTTGCTTCGACTTACAAGCCAAAGGCTTAA
- a CDS encoding shikimate kinase, whose protein sequence is MTTDIIFIGPMGAGKSTVSKLLANQLGIPQCSMDEYRWNYYQEIGYDEELAKQKREIEGLLGVYQYWKPFEAYAVERLLSEHKNCVIDFGAGHSVYEDTSLFQRMQKTLESYPNVVLLLPSPDLHESLQILNDRNEYIPDGSPNINEHFLSHPSNYLLAKFIVYTKDKTPQETCNEILDLLGYGYKT, encoded by the coding sequence ATGACAACAGATATTATTTTTATTGGCCCTATGGGTGCTGGTAAATCTACTGTTAGCAAACTTTTAGCTAATCAGCTTGGTATTCCCCAATGCTCAATGGATGAATACCGATGGAACTATTACCAAGAAATTGGCTATGATGAGGAATTAGCAAAACAGAAACGTGAAATAGAAGGCTTATTAGGTGTTTACCAATATTGGAAACCTTTTGAAGCTTATGCTGTAGAAAGATTACTATCAGAACATAAAAACTGTGTGATAGATTTTGGTGCAGGGCATTCTGTCTACGAAGATACTTCCCTATTCCAAAGAATGCAAAAAACATTAGAATCTTATCCTAATGTTGTTCTTTTACTACCATCACCTGATTTACATGAGTCGCTGCAAATTTTAAACGATCGCAACGAATATATCCCTGATGGCAGTCCCAACATTAATGAACATTTTCTGAGCCATCCCTCAAATTATCTTCTGGCAAAGTTTATTGTATACACAAAAGATAAGACACCACAGGAAACTTGCAATGAAATTTTAGATTTGTTGGGTTATGGCTATAAAACTTAG
- a CDS encoding zinc metalloprotease HtpX produces MGNQFKTVALLGALSGLLIAICYWVIGGTSGLMIGIGLAAVTNLISWYQSDKIALAAYRAQPVSAAEAPGLYRMMEKLAARANIPMPGVYIVPGQTANAFATGRDPEHAAVAVTEGILRILPEDELEGVIAHELTHIINRDTLTQAVAATIAGAISFLAQMVSYSLWFSGGSRDDDRGGNPLGILLTVLLAPIAATVIQLGISRTREFSADAGSAKLTGNPRALARALQRLEATARQLPLDANPAFEPLLIINPISGKFLGNLFSSHPDTESRVEQLLKLEQQLSTKY; encoded by the coding sequence ATGGGAAATCAATTTAAAACAGTTGCTTTGCTTGGTGCGCTCAGTGGTTTATTAATTGCTATCTGTTATTGGGTAATTGGTGGCACTAGCGGCTTAATGATAGGTATAGGTTTAGCAGCAGTCACTAATTTAATTTCTTGGTATCAATCAGATAAGATTGCACTTGCCGCATATCGGGCCCAGCCAGTGAGTGCAGCCGAAGCACCAGGACTTTATCGAATGATGGAGAAATTAGCTGCACGCGCTAACATTCCCATGCCTGGAGTTTACATCGTTCCCGGTCAAACTGCTAATGCTTTTGCCACAGGACGCGATCCAGAACACGCGGCTGTGGCTGTGACTGAAGGTATTTTACGTATCCTGCCAGAAGACGAATTAGAAGGTGTAATTGCCCACGAACTAACGCATATTATTAATCGTGACACTTTAACCCAAGCCGTAGCTGCAACGATCGCCGGTGCTATCTCTTTCTTGGCACAAATGGTGAGTTACAGTTTGTGGTTTAGTGGTGGTTCCCGCGATGATGACAGAGGCGGCAATCCGTTAGGAATATTGTTAACTGTATTGTTAGCACCAATAGCCGCAACAGTAATTCAACTAGGCATTTCTCGCACCCGCGAATTTTCTGCTGATGCTGGTTCGGCAAAATTAACAGGTAATCCCCGCGCTTTAGCCCGCGCTTTGCAAAGATTAGAAGCCACAGCACGACAGTTACCTTTAGATGCGAACCCAGCTTTTGAACCTTTGTTAATTATCAATCCTATCTCTGGCAAGTTTTTGGGTAACTTGTTTTCGAGTCACCCTGATACAGAATCACGGGTTGAACAGTTGCTGAAATTAGAACAACAACTGTCAACAAAATATTAG
- a CDS encoding TIGR04168 family protein — protein MTSQTKPSKTLKIAVVGDIHDQWEVDDAIALKHLGVDLVLFVGDFGNESVEVVKAIASIDIPKAAIMGNHDAWYTATEWGRKKCPYDRSVEDWVQEQLDLLGAAHVGYSKLDFPEWNLTVVGGRPFSWGGPEWRFADICKERYGVTDLSESAAKITNVVKSAAGEAIIFLGHNGPSGLGDRPEDPCGKDWHPIGGDFGDPDFAEAISQTINIGKTIPLVTFGHMHHTLRHTKKVLRTSVFRSPEGTIYLNAASVPRIVKNDGYKQRNFSIVNLEAGLVTKAALVWVGKDLQVISEEILYELSPSKL, from the coding sequence ATGACCAGTCAAACAAAACCATCAAAAACTCTCAAAATTGCTGTAGTTGGAGATATTCACGACCAATGGGAAGTGGACGATGCCATTGCACTCAAACATTTGGGTGTGGATTTGGTGCTATTTGTGGGAGATTTTGGCAATGAATCAGTGGAAGTGGTAAAGGCGATCGCTTCCATTGATATCCCCAAAGCAGCAATCATGGGCAACCACGATGCTTGGTACACTGCTACAGAATGGGGACGAAAGAAATGTCCCTACGATCGCTCTGTTGAAGACTGGGTGCAAGAACAACTAGATTTATTGGGTGCAGCCCATGTCGGTTACAGCAAGCTAGATTTTCCCGAATGGAATTTAACAGTGGTTGGCGGTCGTCCTTTTAGTTGGGGTGGCCCAGAATGGAGATTTGCAGACATCTGCAAAGAACGTTACGGTGTCACAGATTTGTCAGAATCAGCAGCTAAAATTACTAATGTGGTCAAAAGTGCTGCTGGTGAAGCAATTATCTTTCTTGGACACAACGGGCCGAGTGGCTTAGGCGATCGCCCCGAAGACCCCTGTGGTAAAGATTGGCATCCCATCGGCGGCGATTTTGGTGATCCAGATTTTGCCGAAGCTATTTCTCAGACAATCAACATTGGTAAAACCATTCCCCTAGTTACCTTTGGACACATGCACCACACTCTGCGGCACACCAAAAAAGTGTTGCGTACATCAGTGTTTAGAAGTCCAGAAGGAACTATTTATTTGAATGCAGCCAGCGTCCCCAGAATTGTTAAAAATGACGGATACAAGCAGCGGAATTTCTCCATTGTCAACTTAGAGGCAGGCCTAGTCACAAAAGCTGCCTTAGTTTGGGTAGGCAAAGATTTACAGGTGATCTCAGAGGAAATTTTGTATGAGCTTTCCCCTAGTAAGTTGTAG
- a CDS encoding DMT family transporter produces the protein MTSLRRWHRLINKIPNQAYLWVAILIFGASGAVTRKLTEIGSQNLINGRNPISLCNVLFVGNICALMVLFIIYRRQWNKTIIKQISVQNWLVLSVVSILSGALTPGLIFQALALTNVNNVILVGRLEPPLALALSIWLLRERVNIWEIIGAIVAFVGVTLTVLLQPPGHAMMNMPGFHLGTGEILTAVGAVAAAVATVLGKKYVSHIPLGIFTIYRTALGSVVFFFLALRLYGQHHFAEVFSPFLWRWMLLYSVVIVVLGQSLWFKGLRATTVSVASLVGSFTPIAGIVSAYFILDEAPTLPQYIGGSLIIVGILISQLGVMRQTRLLTVADQVESTQIQQVEAEMGFKGI, from the coding sequence GTGACTAGCCTGAGAAGATGGCATCGTTTAATTAACAAAATTCCTAACCAAGCCTATCTCTGGGTGGCAATCCTCATTTTTGGAGCATCTGGTGCAGTTACTCGAAAATTAACAGAAATTGGTTCGCAAAACTTAATAAATGGTAGAAACCCAATTTCGCTGTGTAATGTTTTGTTTGTTGGCAATATCTGTGCCTTGATGGTGCTGTTCATCATCTATAGGCGACAGTGGAACAAAACAATAATAAAGCAAATATCTGTCCAGAATTGGCTAGTGTTATCGGTAGTCTCGATCCTATCAGGAGCTTTAACTCCTGGTTTAATTTTCCAGGCACTAGCACTTACTAATGTTAACAATGTGATTTTAGTTGGTAGATTAGAACCGCCACTGGCTTTAGCTTTATCAATCTGGTTATTAAGAGAACGGGTAAATATTTGGGAAATTATTGGTGCGATCGTTGCTTTTGTTGGCGTTACACTAACTGTCTTACTCCAACCGCCTGGACATGCCATGATGAATATGCCAGGGTTTCATTTAGGTACTGGCGAAATTCTTACAGCAGTCGGAGCAGTAGCAGCAGCAGTAGCTACAGTGCTTGGTAAAAAATATGTCTCCCATATTCCTTTAGGAATTTTTACCATCTATCGCACTGCTCTAGGAAGTGTAGTATTTTTCTTTCTGGCTTTACGCTTATATGGACAACATCATTTTGCCGAAGTATTTTCACCTTTTTTGTGGCGATGGATGTTGCTTTATAGTGTGGTAATCGTCGTTTTAGGTCAGTCCCTGTGGTTTAAAGGCTTGAGAGCTACTACGGTTTCTGTCGCTTCCTTAGTTGGTTCATTTACTCCAATTGCAGGTATTGTATCTGCTTATTTCATCTTAGATGAAGCTCCGACTTTACCTCAATATATAGGTGGTAGCTTGATTATAGTTGGGATATTAATCAGCCAACTAGGAGTTATGCGGCAAACTCGTCTTCTCACTGTTGCCGATCAAGTAGAATCTACACAAATACAACAAGTAGAAGCCGAAATGGGATTTAAAGGCATTTAA